A window of the Eleutherodactylus coqui strain aEleCoq1 chromosome 8, aEleCoq1.hap1, whole genome shotgun sequence genome harbors these coding sequences:
- the LOC136576229 gene encoding uncharacterized protein, protein MAEDATPSHRADSGEEQQPSPAREATPPPSPEASQEEAVAPEPPASETSAEGSPWSLPSLMSPQPLVEVERPSMDPGRPVTAWRDVPPDERVAWYFQEISLCHLQIV, encoded by the exons ATGGCTGAAG ATGCAACACCCAGTCACAGGGCGGATTCGGGCGAGGAGCAACAGCCCTCTCCAGCCCGCGAGGCTACACCTCCACCTTCACCAGAAGCCAGTCAGGAGGAGGCAGTCG CTCCAGAACCCCCTGCATCAGAAACATCAGCAGAGGGGTCACCATGGAGCCTGCCTTCCCTGATGTCCCCACAGCCACTGGTGGAGGTGGAGCGCCCCAGCATGGACCCTGGCCGCCCTGTGACAG CGTGGAGAGATGTCCCCCCAGATGAGAGGGTGGCCTGGTACTTCCAGGAGATCAGTCTATGCCACCTGCAGATCGTCTAG